One segment of Gemmatimonadota bacterium DNA contains the following:
- a CDS encoding sulfatase-like hydrolase/transferase yields the protein MANQKPLNFIFFQPDEMRAESLACYGHPLIKTPNYDRLAAEGVRFDQCHVQNAQCTPSRVSMMTGLYPHCAGHRSMWHLIRPHEPHLFKYLHEAGYDIHWFGKNDMLAPGSLSCIKEYYEHKDDKRKNRWKSGDKEFYSFDYLPLDCEREEVADYVKVKSGIDFLRNRNDDDNPFFLFLPLLQPHPSYTTHPDFYDMYDPKDIPDLRPPDLDKKPDFYTLIRKYRRLDELSDAFFRKLNAAYLGMISFTDWLLGELMAVMEEKGLFENTVLIVSSDHGDWAGDYGLVEKWPSDYSDTLTHVPLLVKAPGNKAGHVVEGPVEMFDLMPSVLELAGLSTTHTHFARSFVPQLHGEAEDKNRLVFAEGGYETQEPHVFEGRWNLWNKNPEQDSIYLPKGKLQQEIPESVCRTTMIRSLNHKLIRRTAGQDELYDLENDPRELENLIDDSGMQETKSDLERAMLDWFMKTSDTVPVGGDPRGFPLEK from the coding sequence ATGGCCAACCAAAAACCACTGAATTTCATATTTTTTCAGCCCGACGAAATGCGAGCCGAAAGTCTGGCATGTTATGGTCATCCATTGATCAAAACCCCAAATTACGATCGCCTCGCAGCAGAAGGTGTTCGCTTTGATCAATGCCATGTGCAAAATGCCCAGTGTACGCCTTCCAGAGTTTCGATGATGACGGGGCTTTATCCTCACTGTGCCGGACATCGCTCCATGTGGCATCTGATAAGGCCTCACGAACCCCATCTTTTTAAATATCTCCATGAAGCTGGCTACGACATTCACTGGTTTGGCAAAAACGATATGCTTGCACCAGGAAGTTTGTCCTGCATCAAAGAATATTATGAACACAAAGACGACAAAAGAAAGAACCGCTGGAAAAGCGGCGACAAAGAATTCTACAGCTTTGACTATCTGCCCTTAGACTGCGAAAGAGAAGAGGTTGCCGACTATGTGAAAGTCAAATCGGGAATCGATTTTTTGCGCAATCGCAATGACGATGACAATCCCTTCTTTTTATTTTTGCCACTTCTCCAACCCCATCCAAGTTATACCACCCACCCTGATTTTTACGACATGTATGATCCCAAAGATATACCAGATTTGCGACCTCCAGACCTGGACAAAAAACCAGATTTCTACACGCTCATCAGGAAATACCGTCGCCTTGATGAATTGTCAGATGCTTTCTTTCGAAAGTTGAATGCCGCTTATCTCGGCATGATCAGTTTTACCGACTGGCTTCTCGGAGAGCTGATGGCTGTTATGGAGGAGAAGGGCCTTTTTGAAAATACGGTTCTCATTGTTTCATCTGATCACGGTGACTGGGCAGGCGACTATGGCCTCGTTGAAAAATGGCCCAGTGATTACAGCGATACACTGACGCACGTACCGCTATTGGTCAAAGCACCCGGTAACAAAGCAGGTCATGTGGTTGAAGGCCCCGTTGAAATGTTTGACCTCATGCCATCCGTTCTGGAACTGGCCGGTCTTTCGACCACACACACGCATTTCGCCAGATCCTTTGTGCCTCAACTCCACGGAGAAGCAGAAGACAAAAACAGATTGGTATTCGCAGAAGGGGGCTATGAGACCCAAGAACCCCATGTGTTTGAAGGACGATGGAACTTGTGGAATAAGAATCCCGAGCAGGATAGCATCTATTTGCCCAAAGGCAAATTGCAACAAGAAATACCCGAAAGTGTCTGCCGTACGACCATGATCAGGAGTTTGAATCACAAACTTATTCGACGCACAGCCGGTCAGGACGAATTATACGATCTGGAGAATGATCCCCGAGAGTTAGAAAATTTGATTGATGATTCTGGTATGCAAGAGACAAAATCAGACCTGGAAAGAGCCATGCTCGATTGGTTTATGAAAACCTCTGATACGGTTCCTGTGGGCGGAGATCCAAGAGGCTTTCCGCTTGAAAAATAG
- a CDS encoding arylsulfatase translates to MIESNFRGKIGISYKDSEPDWLSPPSSDGAPNVLVILLDDTGFGNLGCYGSTIETPNMDALSENGLRYNNFHVTPLCSPTRASLLTGRNHHAVGMSTIVDGGDAGFPNRRSRVSRHAATLAEMLSEEGFATFALGKWHLNPSTQNSAGGSREEWPLQRGFDRFYGFLPGATDQFYPELTYDNHPVSPSKTPEEGYHLTEDLVDHAIEFVNDLKAMRPETPFFMYFAPGAMHNPHQAPKEYIKKYRSRFDEGWDVIRERYFQKQTKLGIIPDGTRLPPRNPGVQPWETLSQNEKNFVCRLQETWAGFLEHTDAQIGRLIEHLRAIDQLDNTLLILTADNGTSQNGGPYGVMNIGPSPLRNATNDGQTVGGKTSRALPEEDFDAIQEKLDDIGSPHSYTDIPWGWAQVGNTPLPWYKQDTHAGGVRVPMIIHYPPAIKDAGGVRGQFHFVSDLTPTILEVLNLQPRSCYRGYDQMPITGTSMAYTFDDRDCPTQKPVQYFEMMGNRALWLDGWMAVTRHDPDDDYNDDEWELYYLDEDFSQSNNLAKAEPDQLKKLIERWWVEAGRYGVLPLRSGLPPRPTTAEPDSLTYHFVPPMARIASKQSPALEQGNWSLTAEVEILPETEGVIYAQGKSLDGFSLFIQNGTLCFVYNALGQTISGRSTTTLPNGRITVGAAFKPADDGTGTITLTGDGETIGLIQIPDATRRSKMRGVEVGRNRHSPIASVSPFEFTGVIHFVDICVELR, encoded by the coding sequence ATGATAGAATCAAATTTTCGTGGCAAGATAGGCATCTCCTACAAGGATTCGGAACCAGATTGGCTTTCCCCCCCATCGTCAGACGGTGCCCCAAACGTCCTTGTGATTCTTCTGGATGACACCGGATTTGGCAACCTCGGTTGTTATGGTTCGACCATTGAAACGCCAAACATGGACGCGCTCTCAGAAAATGGACTGCGGTACAATAACTTCCATGTTACGCCCCTGTGTTCTCCGACCCGAGCGTCGCTGTTGACAGGTCGTAACCATCATGCCGTTGGTATGTCGACCATTGTCGATGGTGGTGATGCTGGATTTCCCAACCGACGGAGTCGCGTTAGTCGGCACGCAGCTACCCTGGCAGAAATGCTGAGTGAAGAAGGGTTCGCCACCTTTGCCCTGGGCAAATGGCATCTCAACCCCAGTACACAAAACTCAGCTGGTGGATCTCGCGAAGAATGGCCATTACAGCGCGGGTTCGATCGCTTCTACGGTTTCCTGCCGGGTGCTACCGACCAGTTCTATCCAGAGCTGACCTATGACAATCACCCAGTGTCGCCTTCAAAAACACCAGAAGAGGGCTATCACCTCACAGAAGACCTGGTGGACCACGCCATCGAGTTTGTCAATGACCTCAAGGCCATGCGTCCAGAAACACCGTTCTTCATGTATTTTGCGCCCGGTGCTATGCATAACCCACATCAAGCGCCGAAAGAATACATCAAAAAATACCGCAGTCGTTTTGACGAAGGGTGGGACGTTATCCGTGAGCGCTATTTTCAAAAGCAAACCAAACTTGGGATTATTCCCGACGGCACTCGCCTGCCACCAAGGAATCCCGGAGTACAGCCGTGGGAAACACTGAGCCAGAATGAGAAAAATTTCGTGTGTCGATTGCAAGAGACCTGGGCAGGTTTCCTCGAACATACAGATGCACAGATCGGACGCTTGATCGAACATCTGCGCGCCATTGACCAGTTGGACAACACACTCCTGATCCTCACCGCCGACAACGGCACCAGCCAAAACGGTGGTCCTTATGGTGTTATGAATATCGGACCCAGCCCCCTCCGAAATGCCACAAACGATGGACAGACCGTAGGCGGGAAAACCAGTCGCGCTTTACCAGAAGAAGACTTTGATGCCATACAGGAAAAGCTGGATGATATCGGGAGCCCACACAGCTACACCGATATCCCCTGGGGTTGGGCTCAGGTGGGCAACACACCCTTGCCTTGGTATAAACAGGATACACACGCAGGGGGTGTACGGGTGCCGATGATCATTCACTATCCCCCAGCTATAAAAGATGCTGGCGGTGTAAGGGGACAGTTCCACTTCGTTTCGGATCTCACACCGACAATACTTGAAGTACTCAATTTACAACCTCGGTCGTGCTACCGCGGATACGATCAGATGCCTATTACGGGAACGAGCATGGCCTACACTTTTGACGACAGAGATTGCCCTACGCAAAAACCTGTTCAGTATTTTGAAATGATGGGCAACCGTGCGCTCTGGCTCGACGGCTGGATGGCCGTTACCAGACACGATCCAGACGACGATTACAATGATGACGAATGGGAATTGTATTATCTCGATGAAGATTTCTCGCAATCCAATAACCTCGCAAAGGCCGAGCCGGATCAACTGAAAAAGCTGATTGAAAGATGGTGGGTAGAAGCCGGACGCTATGGCGTCTTGCCTCTGCGCTCTGGGCTGCCACCGCGCCCCACCACTGCGGAACCCGATTCGCTGACGTATCATTTTGTTCCGCCAATGGCTCGCATTGCATCAAAACAATCGCCCGCACTGGAACAGGGAAACTGGTCATTAACTGCCGAAGTTGAGATCCTGCCAGAAACCGAAGGCGTCATCTATGCCCAGGGAAAATCCCTCGATGGATTTTCTTTATTCATACAGAATGGCACACTGTGCTTTGTGTATAACGCGCTGGGTCAAACAATCTCAGGTCGTTCCACAACGACGCTTCCCAATGGTCGTATTACCGTGGGCGCTGCGTTCAAACCAGCCGACGATGGCACAGGAACCATCACTCTCACGGGAGATGGCGAGACAATCGGTTTGATCCAAATTCCAGACGCCACACGCAGGTCAAAGATGCGCGGTGTAGAAGTCGGTCGCAACCGACATTCACCCATCGCGAGCGTTTCACCTTTTGAATTCACTG